CGGTGGTACCCGCCACGCTGCCGCCCACGGCACCGGTGGTGCGAGTCGCGGTATCCACAGTTGCCCCAGCGACGTTGCCAACGGTGTTCGTGGTCGCCCCGAGCGTGCTGCCGACCGTGGAGGTAGCGCCGCCCAGCAACCCGCCGCCCGACGCACGGCCTTGCCCGGAGGCTCCGGCCGTTGTCCTGGCACCGCCTGCTCCCGAGGACATGATGGGTTCATCGGCCATCATCGTGGTCGAGGAGACAGCGCTCTCCGCCGCCGCTACCGCTTGGATCGTGGCATCGAGCGGAATCTCGCGGCCGTCTTTCAGCAGGGCGCGTTCGAAGACGATGCCCAGCTCGGACTGTGAATCGGCTTTTCCCTTCTCACGGACTTGTGCCTTGGTGACTTTGCCGATCAGCTTCGAACCCCGAGGAATCACAACTTGTCCCTCGGACTTGACGTCCTGCGTGGTCTTGGCCTCAACCCGGTCGCCTTCCTTGTTCTTGCCGGCACTGATGGACTTCGTCAGAGTGGCATCGATGACCGTACCGCTGGCGAGGGTGGCCGAACCGCGACCTGCTTTCGCCGAGACGGACGCATCCGCGGAACCGCTCGCCGAAGCCTTGGCATCCTTCTTCGGCTTTTCCGGGGACGGCTCCTGGCCGGCTGCAGCCTGCTGCGACGCCGCTGTCGAGGTGCTCGACCCCACTTGCGCCCCGGACTTCCCTGCCGAAGCGGAAGTGTTGCTTGTGCCAGCGGCTGTGCTCTTCGCTTCCGCTTCGGTTTGCGCTGCGGCAACCCCGAGCGAAAGTACCATTACGAATAGCATCATTGCGAAGCGCTTCATTACTCTGTGACCTCCCGAGTCTCGTCCCGGGGGATGGGACGGATATCCAGTAGCTGGGAGGTTGAGATGCAGCCAGGGCCATTGCGGGTTGACCCGCGAGGGGCACAACTCGCTGTGTCAACGACTTAGACAGGCTGGAAGGGGCTCATTCCAGGGCAGCTTCTTCCCAACGTCGAAAACGCTGCAGGTCGGTCCGAACGGAATGCAGTACCCAGGCGACGATGGTGGCATCGTCCAGGTAGCCGACGATGGGCAGGGCGTCGGGGACGACATCCAGCGGATTCACGAAGTAGACCAGGGCTCCCAGCAGCGCCACGACCGTCCGCCAGGGGACGCTGGTGTAGCGACGGCTACGCCACGAGCGCAGAAGGCGCAGGGCGGTTGTGAAATCGGACCACAGGCTGCCGAATACGCCGCGACGTCGTTCGGCCTTGCGTTCGGCATCTTCCAGCAGCCGGCGCGCACGCTCGGGGTCCTGCGCGTACGACTCGGCCGCCTTTGTGGCCCGACGCAGTCCCCGTCCCAATTCTCCTGACACCATCCGCTCCTTGCGGCAGGCTGGCCGCACAACTCGTATTATGCACTGCCTCCAGCGCAGGCGCTACGTTGCGGACACCAGGCGGAAATCGCCCAGTTGTGGCGACCGCTAGACGCGTGCCGCACACTTTTTCGATAATGTCCGCACTCGTTTCCTGGAGGTCAAAGTGAGAGCGTGGACTCTTTTTTTCTTGTGCATCCTCTGGTCTTCGCCGGCCCTGCGAGCCGACGAGGGCCATGACCATGGGCCGGACGGACGGGAAAAAATCGGCCGCGTCACATTCCCGGTCTCCTGTTCGGCAGAAGCCAGGCAGGAATTCGGCCGCGCGGTGGCTCTCCTGCATTCGTTCTGGTACGAAGAAGCGGAAAAAGCATTCCGCGCTATCGCAGAAAAGGATCCAAAGTGCGCGATGGCGCACTGGGGCGTGGCCATGACCAATTTCCGCCCGCTCTGGTATCCCACCGATCGAAGCACGCGCGAGAAGATGCACGAAGAATTGGTAAAGGCCGAGAGCCTGAAGCCGCGTACCGCGCGTGAGCGTGACTACATCGCAGCCCTACTCACCTACTTCCGTAATCCCGAGCGCACGGACCACCCGGCGCTTATGGTGCAGTACGAGCAGGCGATGGAGAAACTGCACCAGCGCTATCCGCGCGACAAGGAAGCCGCCATCTTCTACTCCCTGGCGCTACTGGGGACGGCGCAGGCCCAGCCCCCGGACAAGAGCTATGCGCGACAGAGAAAGGCCGGCGCCATCCTGGAGCCGCTGTTCGCCGCCCAGCCCGATCATCCCGGCCTGGCCCACTACTTGATTCACTCCTACGACTTTCCGACGCTGGCGGCGCAGGGACTGAACGCAGCACGGCGCTACGCCCGAATCGCGCCCGCAGTACCGCACGCCCTGCACATGCCCTCGCACATCTTCATCCGTCTGGGCATCTGGGACGATGCCATCGCTTCCAACCGCGCATCGGCGGAAGCGGCGCGCGTCTACGCGCGCAGCCGCGGCTGGGAGGGCGCCTGGGACCAGCAACTGCACGCCATGGACTATCTCGCTTACGCGCACTTGCAGAAAGGAGAGCAGGGCGAGGCGGAGCGCGTGCTTGACGAACTGCAGGGCATTCAGACGGGCATTCCCATGAGCATCACCTCGCACTACGCCTTCGCAGCGATCCCGGTGCGTCTGGCCATGGAGTCGCGCCGGTGGGAACAGACGGCAAACCTTCAGCCGCGCGCGGACGCCAGCCCCTGGGCGGCGGCGATGGTGCACTGGGCTCGTGCCGTGGGCGCCGCACGGAGCGGCAAGCTGGAGGCGGCTCGCCAGAACCTGGCCACGCTCACCGCGCTGCGCGACCAGCTTCGCCAATCGAAAGTGCCCTTCTGGACCGATCAGACCGAGGTCTTGCACCTGAGCGCTGCCGCGTGGGTATCCCAGGCTGAGGGCAAGGCACAGGAGGCGGAACGGCTCATGCGCGCCGCCGCCGATCTCGAGGATTCGACCGACAAGCATCCGGTCACGCCCGGCGCCATCACGCCCGCGCGCGAGATGCTCGGAGACCTTCTGCTGGAGCTGAAACGTCCGAAGGAGGCTCTCGCGGAATACCAGGCGTCGCTCAAGAACGCGCCCAACCGCTTCAACGGCCTGTATGGAGCCGCGCGCGCAGCGGAACAGGCGGGCGATACCTCTCTGGCCCGAACCTTCTACAACCGCCTGCTGGAAACGTGCGGGAAGGAGAATACGGAGCGCAAGGAACTCGACGCCGCGCGGAGTTTCATCGCCATGCGCTAGCGGCCCTTGGCGCGGGCGGCGTTGACCTTGGCCAGCAGATCGCGGGCCGGCTGGCGGAACGGGCTGTTGATTTCTGCGGCCTGCATCAGCGCCTGTCGCGCTTCCGTCAGCCGGTTCAGTTTGGCGTAGGCGAAGCCCAGATAGTACAGACATTCGGCATACGCTCCGGCTTCGTTCTTGAGCGCGCTCGAGGCTTTTTGCAACTCGGCGATGGCCGCTGCCGTGTTCCCCTGGTTGAGCAGCGCCTTCCCCAGCGCGGTGTGCGCGGTACCCGCCAGCAGCGCGCGCTGCGGGTCGGCGGCCGCGTCTTTGTCGGCGAGTGTCACCGCCTTGCGTCCGTACTCGACGCCGCGTGCGGCCGTCTTGGGATCGGAACCGAAACTGTCCGCCAGCAGCACCAGCACGGGAACGCTTTCCGGGTTCGCCTGCAGCGTCTTCTCCGCGTACGCGATCAAGCGGGTGCGGTCGTTCAGTTGCTGCAGCGCGATCATGGCGAACTGGGCCACCTGCTCCTCGAACTTCGATCCCGGAAACGCCGGTGTGAAGCGTTCGATCAGGGCCATGCGCCTGGCCGGACTCTCTTCATTGGCGATGCCGTTGAAGGCCACGCTTTCCAGATAGTCATAGGACGGCTTGTGCTGCAGGCGCAACTCCTCGACGCGGTTGCGGAAATGCTCGTCCGTCATGCCTTCCGGTTTGTGCTTCTCCAGATTGTTGTACAGCTCGCCGCCGCGCGCCGCATACTCCACGATGCGCGTATTGTCCTTGGTCTGCATGGCGGCCGTCACCTGGGCCATGATCAGGTCGAGATTGTTGGGCATGGCTTCCAGCGCCTTGTCGCCGTGCGCGAGGGCGGCCTGTGCGTCGCCCCGCGCCAGAGCCAACTCCGCCAACTGTGAGTGTCCGTAGGCCACGGCGGCGGCATTGGACGAGAAGTTCTGCACAAACTCTTCCAGCATTTGCACTTTTTTCTGCGTGTCCGCTTCCTGATTGATTTGCTGGATGGCGGCATCCTCAGGGGTACCGGCAGGAATGATGATCTGTCCCAGCTGCGCCGTTGCCGGCGTGGTCGCCACCAGCAGCAGGAGCACGAGGGTCAACCCGCTCAAGGGGCGCATGGGAACCTCCACGAGGTGACGGTCGACAATCGGCGGGCATGGTAGCGCTGTTTGTCGATCCCGTGCAAGACACTCGGCTGAATCAACGCCAAGCGCGCAACTCTTTTCGACCCTTACTTCCGGCCGGTTCTCTTTTGCGCAACCACCAGCCCGCGCGGCGTGGGCAACAGCACAACGGAGATGAGGCCCTCCTGCTCCATGCGCAGCGCGGCTTCGCGTACTACGCGCAGGTGTGAACTCGCGTCGTGCATGAGGATGAGACCGGTGGGATTGATCTGCGGCAGAAAGCGCCGCACTTCCTGCTCGCGGATGGGCGGATCGCTGTCGCTGAAAAACAAGTCGATCCTCCCGTCGACCTCGAGCTCCAGACTGGCCTGGTTCCGGCAGTCGACCCAGGGCAGCAGCCCCGCAGTTTGCAGTCGTTCCCGGGCTTTCGCGAACACCACGGGATCGTGCTCGCAGGTGATGACCTTGCCGAAACCGTTCTGCTTCAGCCCTTCGGCGATCCACAAGGTGCTTGCGCCCATGAAGCTGCCGGTCTCGACCACCAGGCTCGGCTTCACGGTGGTGACCAGGCACTTGAGGAACTCCAGCACTTCGACCTCGGCCGTCATGGAGTCGTACATGCGCCAGCGCTCCGGATGCGGACACTCGGGCGTCGCGCGGTGATATTCGGGCTGCATCTTGGTTCCGTGCTCGCCGGCATGCTGCGCGATGCGGTGCTCCGCCTTGACCGCCTTGAACCGCCGCCGCACCACCGCCAGCAGCGTGATTCCTGCAATCATCGACAGCAGGCTCACGGCCTGCGCGTTGGTCAGGCCAAAGAACGACCGCGGGTTGATGCGGATGAACTCCACCAGAAAGCGCGCCAGCCCGCTCAGCACGAAGTATTGCGCCGCCACTTCACCTACGGGGCGCGGCTGCAGCAGCACCTTGGCTCCCACCCGCCACAAGTAGTAGAAGATCACCACGCCTGCGAGGAATTCATAGATGGGCGTCGGGTGCACGCGCTCGGTCGTCGGTACCAGGCCGTGGGGAAAACTCATGCCCCAGGGCAGCGAAGTGGGGATGCCGTAGTCGCCGTCGCCCGAGAGCAGGCAGCCGATGCGTCCGACGGCGTATCCCAGCGCCACGGCGGGCGTGGTCACATCGAGCATCACCGGCAGCGGCATTTTGTAGTGCCGCGCCAGCAGAACTACGGTAATCACCCCTCCGATCGCCGCTCCATACCAGGCGAATCCGCTGGAGCTGAACAAGCGTCCCACCGGATCAGCGAACAGCTCGGCCGGTGTCTCCAGCACGTGGTAGAGCTTGGAGCCAACCAGACCCGCGGCCGCCAGCCACAGCGCGATGTTCAAAGCGTCCGCCGAAAGCTTGCGTCGCTTCAAGTCGGCTTCCAGCGCCTTGTAGCCGCACACCAGCCCCAGCCAAACCATCAGGCCGTAGGTGCCCAGCTTGAGAGGGCCGATTTCGATAAAGGGGATCAGGTGCGTCCTCGCGACATTATCAGCAGTATAAGGGACGGCGTTGTATTGCCCGGCCTCAGCTTTCCAGGCGCGCACCGGTCTGAGTGTCGAAGAGATGCAAGGTTAGGTCCATCAGCCAGACGGCGCGAGCGAACTCCGGCACGCAGATGATGTTCCGGTTGATCGGGTCAATGTCAACGACACCCGGCCGGAAGGTTCAGGATGTCAGGACGACAGCAGCCCGAGCACAGCGCTGTTCCATCCCTCAGGCCCCGGCGCATCGCCGCGCATGATCTTCGGCAGCCGAGCGAGCACCTGGGCGTCGAACTCTCCTTCCGGGTTCGGCAACAGAAAGGCCTGGTCGACGGCCGCCAACATCGGCAGGTCATTGGCGCTGTCGCCCAGAGCGACCGACCGCAGACGAACGTGGGATGCGGCGCGATACAGATCCATCAGTTTGCGCACCGCCTTGCCCTTGTCACTGCCGGCAAACAGATGATGGAAGCGTCCGCCGCGCGCCACCTCAAGCCCATGTTCCCGCGCCAGTTGCAGAAGTTTTTTCTCTGCCTTCGAATCCGATCCGGCGAAGAAAAACGGTTCGTCGAAGTCCCTGCGTTTGGCCAATGCTGCCTGGCGCAGGTCGAGTCCGGTGTTAGCGGCGACCTCGCGCGCACTCATCTGGTGGAAGCCGACCACCTCGGCGCCGGCTTCGGCCGCGATTTCCTTTAGTTGCTCGATCATCTGTTCGTACGGCTTTCCCAGCGCCAGGCAGTGGTAACGGCCCAGCCGGATCTCGCCGGGAACTTTTCGCTTGAAGTATTCCTGGGGGATGAACACGCCGGCGCCGTTCTCGGAAATGAAAGGATGCGGATTGCGCAGGCGCCTCCTCAAGTCCTCGATCTCGGCCCGTGTCTTGCTGCTGCAAAAGACCAGCGGAATAGACCGCCGTTCCAGCTCCTCCAGCGCCGGCTGGGCCGCTGACCACGAATAGGTGTGATGGTCGAGCAGCGTCCCGTCGAGATCGGTGAACACGACGTAGCGCGGCGCCAGCGGGCTCACAAGTGCCGGAAGACCTCTTCTTCCTTCTCGCCCGGGCGCATCCTTCCCTCCAGCCACTCGCGAGCCATGTCGCGTCCGGCCAGGCCGAAGGCGATGGCCAGCGCGATCACGATTCCGGCAAACAGAATAGCGAAGGCGACCAGCAGCGCCGTGCGTCCGATGCGCAACTGCTCCAGCGCAATCACTACCGTCAGGCTCAGCACCAGCACGCGCACGATGCCGGCCACCAGCCGCGCTCCCCACCACTGCGCGTTCACCGCCGCCAGCAGGGCGCTGCGCGCCAGGAACTTGGCCACCAGCACTCCCAGCAGCAGCACCAGCAAGGCCGTGATCAGGTCGGGGACGTAGTTGACGAAGCGCACCACCAGGCTGTGGGTCATCTCCGTCTCGGCCGCTTCCAGCGCGATCAGGATGATCAGCACCCACAGCACGCCCTGCAGCAGGCGCGCGGCGAAATCGCTGGGCGCGCGGAACAGGCCGCTGCGGGCCACGATGCTGCCCAGTTCGGTTTCCATCATCATGCGGTCGAAGCGCAACAGGTGCAGCAGCCTTTCGGTGATGCGGCGGGCCACGAACGCGAACGCGCCTCCGACCACCAGCACGACCAGCACGGTTACCAATCCCGGGAGAATGGCGGCGAACTGGTCCGCCAGCCGCTGGAATGGGATCAGGAACGCCTTTTCAATCAGCGATTGCACGTGACTCCTCCTTCTCTGCCTTCTCCACCTTCTCCGTCTTCTCCGGTGGCGGCGTGCCGGACCAGCGCGCCAGCAGATAGGGCTTTTCTTGCTCGAATATCCTGCATAACTGTTCGATGCGGTCTTCGACCTGAACCGCATTGCTCTCCCGCACCTCGATCACGAAGGATGCCGTCCGCCCCAGGTATAGCGGCACCAGCGATTGCATGAGATGGTCGCGATCCATCTTCTTCTGATGGTGCGCCGCCGCGAACTCGTAGATCAGCCGTACCCACAGCACGTCCGGGATGCGGAAGTTCTCGCCATCGACCCTGGCCCAGGCTGCCAAAGACTCGAGCGTCTCCGGCGAAAGGAACACCTTGTACACCTCCGCCAGGTCGCGCACGCCCTGCGCGTAGGCGCGGATCATGCGGTTGACGTCGACCGTGATGGGCTCGACGCCCACGTCGAACGGAAAACCGAACATCGGCACCGATTCCCCTGTCTTGGGTTCCTTCCACACCGCCTCGTAGCTTCCCATCAGGGAGAACAACGAGCCCACGACCTGGCGAAACATGGCCGTCAGGTCGGCTCCGGGATCCTTGGCGTCGTGCAGTTTGGCGCCCAGGTAGGACTGCCCGATGCGGAACCCATCGCCCATCGCCGTGACCGTCATCCAGATGTCGATCCCGAAGCGCGCCACGTCGGTCTCCCACACGTCCTTGGTCAGATAGTGCGCCGCCAGGCGTCCGGAGAAACCGAAGTCTCCTCCGATGGGCTGCCGCACGCTCTTGCCGAACAGGGTGCGGGTCAGTGGATAGATGATGCCGTTGGTGATGGTGCCGTCGTACTTGTGGCGCAGGTAGTAGGGCGCGACGAAGTCGATGTTGCGCTCCAGCACCGGGCGCACCAGCAGGTCCACCCAGTGGGGCGTGATGCTGCGCAGATCCGAGTCCACTACCAGGCAGGCCTTGGCGTTCAACTGACGGGCCACTTCGAAGATGGTGCGAAACGCGCTGCCCTTCCCCGGAATCCCGTGGTAGGGCGTGCTCAGCCGCTGCACCGGACGCACCGGGTGCGCCACCAGCAACAGCGATTCCGTGTCCACCTCCGCCTTCAGCACTACCTCCGGCGTGCCGTCCTTGGAGGCGCCGTCGGAATTCACCAGGATGGACCGCCGGTCGGGGAAATACTTCGCCAGTCCCGCGGCTACGGCGCGCACCACATGTCCGATGGTGCGGGCGTTGTTGTAGCTGGGAATACCGGCGACGATGTCCGTCTCGCCGATCTCCTTCAGGCGAGTCTCCAGTTCGGCCGGCAGGAAGGCTTCCACGCTTCCTCTCCTTCACAGGCTGCGAGCCCGGGGACCGCGGCTAAGCCGAAGCCGCCAGCGGCTCGCGCTTGCGGGCCACGAACTCCGGGTTGTCCGCGTCCACCGCCTCCGACAACGCGCCCAGGAACCCGGGCAGCGCCGAGGTGATGCGGTTCCAGTTGGGGATCAGCGGCGCGCCCAGGGGATCGGCAAAGTACTCGTCGGCCGCGACCTTCAGCGCCTGGGCGAAAGTCTCAACCGCCGTCTCTTCTTCGTGCCGATCGAATACCAGGTCGTTGATCATGGCGTCGGCGTGGTAGCGCGTGATGCTGTCCTCCGCCTTGCGCACGTAGCGTACCTGCAGGGTCTGCATGTGTCCCGTGTCAAAGCTCGCTCCCTCCGCCGCCAGAATGCGGAACAGCGCTTTGGCGATATCCACCGACATCTTCATGAGTCCTCGCGATGGATCGCCCTGCGACAGATCCTGATGCTTATGTTCGTAGTTGTCCGCGATATCCACCTGGCACACCCGCTTGATCGAGCAGTTACGGTAGATTTCTGCCAGCACTCCTACTTCGAGACCCCAGTCCGAGGGGATGCGGTTCACCCGCGCCAGGTCCGCCTGCATGGCGAACTCGCCGGCCAGCGGATAGCGGAAGCTGTCCAGGTACACCAGGAACGGCACGTGACCGAAAATGGACTGCAGCGCGCGCACCAGCGGAGTGACGAACAACCGCGTCACCCGCCCGTGCATGCGGTCGCTCACCCGCGCGTAGAACCCTTTACAGAACTCGAAGTTGATGTTCGGATTCACCACCGGGTAGCACAACCGCGCCAGCATACGCCGGTCGTAGTTCACGATGTCGCAGTCGTGCAGCGCGATGCAACCCGCCCGGCGGCTGGCCAGCGCATACCCGTACGCCATCCAGCAGGACCTCCCCTTGCCGTCCGGTCCCGGCTGCAGCCCGTTCTCCTCCAGTGTTCGGTACAGGCTCTGGACGCGCTCACCGCTGTTCCACACCACCCGCACCTGTCCCGGCAGAACGTTCAACCGTTCCTTCACTTCGCGGAACTGCGCCGCCGTTGCGCCGGCCAGCGTCACGATGAACTGCTCCACATAGCGGACAGAGGAAAGCTCGCCCAGGATGCGCGCCATGGCCGGCTTTTCGAACTCGCTATACAGCGCCGGCAAGACCAGCGCGATGGGCTGTTGCTGGGCGTAGCGCTGCAACTGGGTTTCCAACACCTCCAGCTTGGCATCGCCCAACCGGTGCAGCGTGGCGATAACACCTGTCTGGTAGAAGTCCGACATGAACTGCCTCCCCGATGAAATAGGTTCTCGTGCGTCCCAGACGACGTGAGCAAGGGCGCCGCAGGATGTGGCGCAGAACGGGCTGATTCACCCGAAAGAATTGCTTCCGGTTGGATGCTACCAGCCTGAACTGCGATGCCTCAACAAAAATCGGACCGGTCCTTCCCTTTTTTGTCGCCGCACTCGTAAGGAATCTCTGCCTTCGTCCCCGGGAGCGGGTATGCACAGCACGCGGCCGGTACCAACCTGGGCACTTGGTGTAACCTCGGTGCGCGGCTAGCATCGAACCGGGTGCCGGGCCCGTTCTCCTGTTCTCACCCCAAGGGCCGGGGACAGCACATTCCGGGCACCGCGGAGAATTTCGACGTGGCGAAGGAATGGATGCAGTCGGTGATCGCCCCGCCCGAGCCTCGCGAGGACAAGCGTCGCGCCAAGCGCTTCACCATGCGTCTGCCCATCCACGTGTACTTTGACGACGGCATCGCGCGCGAGGTCACCGGCGTCACGCGTGACGTCGGCGCCGGCGGTGTCTACTTTTATCTTGATACGCCCCTCGCCACGGGCCTGGAAATCGAATACGTCGTCACCCTGCCGCGTGAACTGGTGCTGATGGACCGCGTCCAGGTGCGCTATCGCGGCCGCGTCGTGCGCAGCGAGGCCGTTCCCGGCCAGCAGATCGGCATCGCCGCCGCTAGCACGCACTTCGAGTACGTGTAGCCGCCAGCTCCTGGCTCCTAGCTCTGGTTCCGCCATCCACCGCCCCCGGCCATCTCTCCGGCCGCATGGTTTCAATCTTCAATCTCTGTGCCTCTGTGTCTCTGTGGCAGAATGGTAGGTTTTCAAGGAGCCTTCATGTTTCAACCGCTCGAGGGTCGCAATGCGGTCGTCTTCGGAGTCGCCAACAAACGCTCCATCGCCTGGGCCATCTCGCAGAGTCTGGCTAATGCCGGCGCCCGCCTGGCCGTTACGTATCAGAACGAGCGACTGGCCGAAGAAGCTCGCGACCTCATCGCCGACCTTCCCGGCGCGGAGGGCTTCCAGTGTGATGTCTCCAGCGACCAGGAAGTGGATCGCCTGTTCGGCGAGCTGCAGTCCCGCTACGGCAAGCTGCACGTGCTGGTGCATTCGATCGCGTACGCGCCTGCCGAGGAGTTGAAGGGAGAGTTCCTGAACACCACGCGTGAAGGCTTCCGTATCGCGCACGATGTCAGCGTGTATTCGCTCATCGCGCTGGCGCGCGCCGCCGCGCCGCTGATGACCGAAGGCGGCAGCATCATCACCCTCACCTATCACGGCTCCGAGCGCGTCGTGCCGCACTACAACGTCATGGGTGTGGCCAAGGCCGCGCTCGAAGCTACCGTCCGCTACCTTGCCCACGACCTCGGCAAGCGCAAGATCCGCGTCAACGCCATCTCCGCCGGACCCATCAAGACCCTGGCCGCGCGCGGCATCGCCGGCCTGGGCGACATGCTCAAGTCCCACGCCGAGCGCGCCCCGCTGGCCCGAAACGTGGACGTTGCCGAAGTGGGTTCCACGGCTCTCTTCCTGGCCTCCGACGCCTCCAGCGCCATCACCGGCGAGGTCATCTACGTGGATTGCGGCTACAACATCATGGGATTCTGAGAATTGTCGGATTTCGGAATTGTCGAATTGAAGAATCGTGTCTGAGTCTGGAAGCAATTGACAGGCGTCGCTCGCCCGCAACTCAATTCGTAAATTCGTCAATTCGACAATTCAATCCGCCGCTGGTTTTCTCCTGTCCGCGCAATCTTGATTTCAACGTCGCGGTCTCTTCGAAAACGTTCAAATTTCTCTCCCCACTCGATCAGCAGCAGGCTGCGCTCTCCCATCAGGTCATCCAGGCCCAGCGTCTCCAGTTCGCGCGGCGTGTCCACGCGATACAGATCGATGTGATACACATCAGCTTCCGGCCCGCGGAATTCGTGCACCAGCGTGAAGGTCGGGCTGGTCACGTCTTCTACCTTCGCCGCCTTGAAGCCCTCGACGATGCCTTTGATGAGTGTGGTCTTCCCTGCTCCCAGCTCGCCGGTCACCACCACGAGTTTCGGCGGACGTAGTTCGGCGGCAAGCTTCCGCCCAAGAGCCGTTGTTTCCTCCGCCGAGCCAGTCAGGATTTCCTTCGATCTCACTTGAACTCTCATTCAGCCATCATCCTGAGCGAGGCAAGCCTTCCGCGCGCAGTCTCCGGTGCGGGAAACCCGAGCGAAG
This genomic stretch from Terriglobales bacterium harbors:
- a CDS encoding TrbI/VirB10 family protein — translated: MVLSLGVAAAQTEAEAKSTAAGTSNTSASAGKSGAQVGSSTSTAASQQAAAGQEPSPEKPKKDAKASASGSADASVSAKAGRGSATLASGTVIDATLTKSISAGKNKEGDRVEAKTTQDVKSEGQVVIPRGSKLIGKVTKAQVREKGKADSQSELGIVFERALLKDGREIPLDATIQAVAAAESAVSSTTMMADEPIMSSGAGGARTTAGASGQGRASGGGLLGGATSTVGSTLGATTNTVGNVAGATVDTATRTTGAVGGSVAGTT
- a CDS encoding YkvA family protein produces the protein MRPACRKERMVSGELGRGLRRATKAAESYAQDPERARRLLEDAERKAERRRGVFGSLWSDFTTALRLLRSWRSRRYTSVPWRTVVALLGALVYFVNPLDVVPDALPIVGYLDDATIVAWVLHSVRTDLQRFRRWEEAALE
- a CDS encoding tetratricopeptide repeat protein; this translates as MALLHSFWYEEAEKAFRAIAEKDPKCAMAHWGVAMTNFRPLWYPTDRSTREKMHEELVKAESLKPRTARERDYIAALLTYFRNPERTDHPALMVQYEQAMEKLHQRYPRDKEAAIFYSLALLGTAQAQPPDKSYARQRKAGAILEPLFAAQPDHPGLAHYLIHSYDFPTLAAQGLNAARRYARIAPAVPHALHMPSHIFIRLGIWDDAIASNRASAEAARVYARSRGWEGAWDQQLHAMDYLAYAHLQKGEQGEAERVLDELQGIQTGIPMSITSHYAFAAIPVRLAMESRRWEQTANLQPRADASPWAAAMVHWARAVGAARSGKLEAARQNLATLTALRDQLRQSKVPFWTDQTEVLHLSAAAWVSQAEGKAQEAERLMRAAADLEDSTDKHPVTPGAITPAREMLGDLLLELKRPKEALAEYQASLKNAPNRFNGLYGAARAAEQAGDTSLARTFYNRLLETCGKENTERKELDAARSFIAMR
- a CDS encoding tetratricopeptide repeat protein, which codes for MRPLSGLTLVLLLLVATTPATAQLGQIIIPAGTPEDAAIQQINQEADTQKKVQMLEEFVQNFSSNAAAVAYGHSQLAELALARGDAQAALAHGDKALEAMPNNLDLIMAQVTAAMQTKDNTRIVEYAARGGELYNNLEKHKPEGMTDEHFRNRVEELRLQHKPSYDYLESVAFNGIANEESPARRMALIERFTPAFPGSKFEEQVAQFAMIALQQLNDRTRLIAYAEKTLQANPESVPVLVLLADSFGSDPKTAARGVEYGRKAVTLADKDAAADPQRALLAGTAHTALGKALLNQGNTAAAIAELQKASSALKNEAGAYAECLYYLGFAYAKLNRLTEARQALMQAAEINSPFRQPARDLLAKVNAARAKGR
- a CDS encoding prolipoprotein diacylglyceryl transferase family protein, translating into MRAWKAEAGQYNAVPYTADNVARTHLIPFIEIGPLKLGTYGLMVWLGLVCGYKALEADLKRRKLSADALNIALWLAAAGLVGSKLYHVLETPAELFADPVGRLFSSSGFAWYGAAIGGVITVVLLARHYKMPLPVMLDVTTPAVALGYAVGRIGCLLSGDGDYGIPTSLPWGMSFPHGLVPTTERVHPTPIYEFLAGVVIFYYLWRVGAKVLLQPRPVGEVAAQYFVLSGLARFLVEFIRINPRSFFGLTNAQAVSLLSMIAGITLLAVVRRRFKAVKAEHRIAQHAGEHGTKMQPEYHRATPECPHPERWRMYDSMTAEVEVLEFLKCLVTTVKPSLVVETGSFMGASTLWIAEGLKQNGFGKVITCEHDPVVFAKARERLQTAGLLPWVDCRNQASLELEVDGRIDLFFSDSDPPIREQEVRRFLPQINPTGLILMHDASSHLRVVREAALRMEQEGLISVVLLPTPRGLVVAQKRTGRK
- a CDS encoding HAD-IIB family hydrolase encodes the protein MSPLAPRYVVFTDLDGTLLDHHTYSWSAAQPALEELERRSIPLVFCSSKTRAEIEDLRRRLRNPHPFISENGAGVFIPQEYFKRKVPGEIRLGRYHCLALGKPYEQMIEQLKEIAAEAGAEVVGFHQMSAREVAANTGLDLRQAALAKRRDFDEPFFFAGSDSKAEKKLLQLAREHGLEVARGGRFHHLFAGSDKGKAVRKLMDLYRAASHVRLRSVALGDSANDLPMLAAVDQAFLLPNPEGEFDAQVLARLPKIMRGDAPGPEGWNSAVLGLLSS
- a CDS encoding cell wall biosynthesis glycosyltransferase, producing MEAFLPAELETRLKEIGETDIVAGIPSYNNARTIGHVVRAVAAGLAKYFPDRRSILVNSDGASKDGTPEVVLKAEVDTESLLLVAHPVRPVQRLSTPYHGIPGKGSAFRTIFEVARQLNAKACLVVDSDLRSITPHWVDLLVRPVLERNIDFVAPYYLRHKYDGTITNGIIYPLTRTLFGKSVRQPIGGDFGFSGRLAAHYLTKDVWETDVARFGIDIWMTVTAMGDGFRIGQSYLGAKLHDAKDPGADLTAMFRQVVGSLFSLMGSYEAVWKEPKTGESVPMFGFPFDVGVEPITVDVNRMIRAYAQGVRDLAEVYKVFLSPETLESLAAWARVDGENFRIPDVLWVRLIYEFAAAHHQKKMDRDHLMQSLVPLYLGRTASFVIEVRESNAVQVEDRIEQLCRIFEQEKPYLLARWSGTPPPEKTEKVEKAEKEESRAIAD
- a CDS encoding PilZ domain-containing protein, with the translated sequence MAKEWMQSVIAPPEPREDKRRAKRFTMRLPIHVYFDDGIAREVTGVTRDVGAGGVYFYLDTPLATGLEIEYVVTLPRELVLMDRVQVRYRGRVVRSEAVPGQQIGIAAASTHFEYV
- a CDS encoding enoyl-ACP reductase, whose product is MFQPLEGRNAVVFGVANKRSIAWAISQSLANAGARLAVTYQNERLAEEARDLIADLPGAEGFQCDVSSDQEVDRLFGELQSRYGKLHVLVHSIAYAPAEELKGEFLNTTREGFRIAHDVSVYSLIALARAAAPLMTEGGSIITLTYHGSERVVPHYNVMGVAKAALEATVRYLAHDLGKRKIRVNAISAGPIKTLAARGIAGLGDMLKSHAERAPLARNVDVAEVGSTALFLASDASSAITGEVIYVDCGYNIMGF
- the tsaE gene encoding tRNA (adenosine(37)-N6)-threonylcarbamoyltransferase complex ATPase subunit type 1 TsaE, whose translation is MRSKEILTGSAEETTALGRKLAAELRPPKLVVVTGELGAGKTTLIKGIVEGFKAAKVEDVTSPTFTLVHEFRGPEADVYHIDLYRVDTPRELETLGLDDLMGERSLLLIEWGEKFERFRRDRDVEIKIARTGENQRRIELSN